Proteins encoded together in one Juglans regia cultivar Chandler chromosome 9, Walnut 2.0, whole genome shotgun sequence window:
- the LOC108990157 gene encoding uncharacterized protein LOC108990157 yields MRATQSRQKSYANNHRRQLEFEVGNKIFLRIASMRGVMWFGKKGKLNHRYVGPFEILDRIGPVAYRVALPPALSWVHNVFHVSMLRKYIPDPTHVIDYEPIQLQENLTYTEEPIRIIERKEQVLQKRTIPMVKVVWNNHTVSEASWELEEEMQVKYPQLFVSNLDNL; encoded by the coding sequence ATGAGAGCAACTCAAAGTCGACAGAAAAGCTATGCAAATAACCATCGTCgccaattagagtttgaggttgggaaTAAGATATTCTTGAGGATTGCATCCATGAGAGGGGTTATGtggtttggaaagaagggtaagttgaaCCATAGATATGTTgggccatttgagattcttgaccggattggaccagtggcttacagaGTAGCCCTACCACCAGCACTCTCATGGGTACAcaatgtatttcatgtatctatgcTGAGAAAGTATATACCTGACCCCACCCACGTTATCGATTACGAGCCTATTCAACTTCAGGAAAATTTGACTTATACAGAAGAGCCGATACGGATTATAGAAAGAAAAGAGCAAGTATTACAGAAACGAACTATTCCTATGGTTAAAGTGGTATGGAATAATCATACTGTCAGTGAAGCCTCTTGGGAATTGGAAGAGGAAATGCAAGTCAAGTACCCACAGTTATTCGTCAGTAATCTTGATAACTTGTGA